The Apium graveolens cultivar Ventura chromosome 10, ASM990537v1, whole genome shotgun sequence nucleotide sequence ACTAAGAAAAAGGCCCTGTGCAGTTCTATGCACTTCCAATCCTAGATAAAATTTTACTGGACCTAAATCTTTGATACTAAACCTCTTATGTAAGAGAGACTTGAGGGATTTAATCAGCTCAAAGTCATTTCTAGATaataaaatgtcatccacataaaCCACAATTGCAACAAAACTAGAACCAGACTTGAAAGTAAACAGTGAATGATCTAACATAGATTTTACATAACCTGCCTCCAATAAGCATGCAGCAAGCTTTGTGAACCATTCTCTAGATGCATGTCTAAGTCCATAAAGAGACTTGTTTAGCTTACAAACCAGATGCCTTAAGTCAATAAAACCAGCTGGAAAATATCCCTGTGGAAGATCCATGTATACCTCTTCACTTAGGTCTCCATGTAAGAAGGCATTATTGATATCTAACTGCTCAATATGCCAACCTTTTGCAACAGCAACAACCAACAAACTTCTAACAGTAACAAGTTTAACTACAGGTGCAAAAGTGTCATGAAAATCAACACCTGCAATTTGGGtatatcccttagcaaccaaaCGAGCTTTAAACCTCTCTATTTCACCATTTGGTAAATATTTGACCTTAAAAACCCATTTACAACCAATCTTAGTTTTATTTGGAGGTAGTGGCATAATGGTCCAGGTGTTATTTGCTTCCAAGGCTGTCAATTCCTTGTTAATTGCCTCCACCCACCTTGAATCTTTAATAGCTTGATGATAATTATGAGGTTCAAAAATCACAGTGGAATTGTGAGCATAAGCAGAAATCTCCTGGGAATCAGAATCATAAGAATGATGTATAAGGTGTAAAGACAGAGGATCCAAAGAATCATTGACAACTGAAGGTGTTGGATGAGACACAGGTGAAGGCACCTCTAATTTTGTATAGTTTACTTGATAATCTGACCACCATTGTGGTCTAATCGCAATTCTAGTAGATTTCCTAATCACAGGAGGAGTAGGATGTGTATTTAATGTACCACCCTCAATTTCTAAATTTTCTGAGTTATCACGAAAAGTAGAAGAAGAATTTGGTGTCACAAGATTGAGTTCATTAGGTAGGTCAGTAGGAATATCTGGATTTGTTGTAAGGGACATATCAATATCTTGTTCTGATGACTTGTGAGAAAGCCAATTCATGAATGTGTAAGAAGTACAAGGACTGGTAGAAATTTGAGGAACAGATGTAGAATTTTTGAGATGATAAGGAAATATATGTTCCATGAATTTGACATGTCTGCTAACAAAGACAGAATAATTGTCCAATCTGAGGAGTTTATATCCTTTTTGCAAATAAGGATAACCAATGAATACAGATTGAATAGCTCTTGGAGCAAATTTATCCCCTGAATGTAATGAAGCATAGCACAAGCAGCCAAAAGATCTTAAGTGTGAATAATCTGGGGGTGATTTGTGAAGAATCTCATATGGACTTTTATTGTTCAGAACATGTGTTGGTAAAAGATTTATGAGATAAGTGGCTATAAGAAAACACTCCCCCCAATATTTGAGTGGTAATGCAGATTGAAACCTTAAGGATCTAGACATCTCAAGTAAGTGTTTGTGCTTTCTCTCTACCCTAGCATTTTGCTGTGGGGTATAAGTGCAAGATTTTTGATGCAATATACCATGTGTAAGAAGAAACTGATTGAAATCTGCATTCACAAACTCACTGCCATTATCAGTCCTTATGGCTTTGATGGAGGTTTTAAACTGATTAGTCACATAAGCAACAAAATTCTGAAATTTTGGAAACACTTGCTGCTTACTAGACATCAAAGCAGTCCAAGTAGTTCTACTATAGTCATCGACAATAGTTAAGAAGTATCTGCAACCTTCATTTGTGGCCACATGATATGGACCCCAAACATCCATGTGAATTAACTCAAAAATAGAAGAAGCATGAGAAGAACTACTATGAGGAAAACTCAACATGGTTTGTTTTGATATAGGACAAACAGGACAATCTTTATTACAAGAACTGAGTTTGTGAATATCAGAAATGTAACTAAGTACAAGATTTGGGGCATGACCCAATCTCAAATGCCAAAGTTTACTACAGGTATCTGATTTTGGTGACATAGAATTCATGCAAGTTACAGGATCTACTACATTTGAAAAAATAGCAGATGAAGAAGGTTGAGTGAAGTAGTAAAGACCATCTTTCTCAGCACCAGTGGCCAAAGTTTTCACCTGATGCTGGGCCTGAAAAATGCAATGATCTTCTGAGAAAATGACTTTAATTCCAGAATCATGAGTGAGTTTGCTCACAGAAAGCAAATTGCAATTAAATTCAGGCACAAACAAGACATTACAAAGAATGATATCTGAGGTGATCTTGACAGTTCCTACATGATTCACTTTAATGATTTGACCATTTGGTAAGGCCACATGAATAGGATTTAGAGAATTATGAACATCTTGAAATAGAGACTTATCACAACTTATATGATGAGAAGCACCAGTATCTATGACCCAAACATTCTTAAGGCTTATAGCAGAGTAAAATAGCATAGAACAAGCCAAACCTGCCATACTGTTGGATACATGATCCTCTGGAGTGAAGCAATttttgttgttgttattgttgacCATCTGTGTCATCATATTTGCCATCTGATTAACCTGCTGCTAAAGTTGTTCAAAAGAGGTATGTGACTGTGACTGATATACAGCAGCATTATTCTTATTCCCACCATTGGATCCATTATTGTCAGGTGCATTAGTTGAAACAGTTTGATTCTGCAACTTAGTACCAGAGGAAGCAACAACAACAAAATTGACATTATTAGCTGATGCAAATTTTCCTCTACCTCTTCCTTTTGGTGGATATCCAATTATTTTGAAGCAATTTTCCCTCTGATGACCTTCCTTCTGACAATAAGAGCACTTCAAGACAGGTTTTCTAGTTACAGAACCTTCAACAGGTGGATTGTAAGGCTTGCCAGTATTATATTGACCAAACCTAGCATTAGCAATAAAAGATGTAGGAATCTGAGTACCCTGTCTCTGCCTTTCTTCTTGCTTGATCAAAGAAAAAGTTTGGGCAATGGATGGTAAAGGACTCATCATCAAAATCTGCCCCCTAGCAGATGAAAAACTCTCATTTAATCCCATTAGAAACTGCAACAATTTCTTTCTCTGTTCCCTTTCTTCTTGAAGCTTGTGTGTCTCACATTTGCAACCAATCTTACATGGAAGTACCAGCTCTAAGGCAGTGTATTCATCCCACAGATTTTTCATCTTATGATAATAAATCTCTACAGACTTTTCTCCTTGTTCCAAAGCATGAAGATCCTTCAATACTTGATACACCCTATGACCATTGATGCTTGAAAACTGATCATTCAGTTCATTCCACATTTCTTCAGCAGTATTTACGAAATCCATTCCATTGCTGATCTCATCTGATACGGTGTTTAAGATCCAGCTAATCACCATGTCGTTTACACGATCCCACTGAGAACGAAGTGGAGAAGACTCATCTGGTCTAGGAATTGTTCCATTAATAATCCCAATCTTATTCTTTGTTGATAAAGCAATTGAAAGAGATCTTTTCCATGGATTAAAATTCTCAGTACCAGTGAGCTTTTTGGAGATCAACAAGAGTCCAGGATGATCCATATTTTGCAGATAGAGTGGATGAGAATTATTCTTGAGAAAATCCTGATCATTTACTTCAGCAGTTTCTTCACTATTCTCCTCCATATTTTCATTTATCACATCATTCACATTATTATTGTTCCTCACTATACTAGCATAACTTCGACTACTACTTGCAGCCATTGATAACAGTATGAAGACGATGTTTCAAGGTACGATATATCCACAAAATAACACAATACTCAAGCCTAATTGCGATCTATCACAAGAACAATAATCTGACTCATAATTGATAAGAAACTTTCAAGAAGAACAAGAGATTTTGCAAAATCAACACAATACTCAGACCTAATTGCGATGTATCACAAGAATAACAATCTCATTCGTAATTGATTAAGAAACAAGAAATCTTACGAAATTAGCGATGCGGAAACGTAATATTGCTTCGATcgtaagctctgataccataacAACTTTTGTACTGTGACATTAATGGAGTTAACAGCTTATATCAAATATATCTGTAGAACAAGGAAGTGTATACATCTAACCCATAGTGAAATGTTTGTTACAAGCTTAGAAGAATGAAGGGACTACACCTAAactatatatatactatataaaATGACAGCTAGCTTTCTAACAGAATTTATTTTGTCAACTAAAATAAGGGTTTGTTTGGCTAAAAAGAACTTGCAACTTATTGTTGACTTTTATCTTGTTGACCAGAATATTCTCATTACATTCTGATGTTGAGTTTCAAGTTAAATGTTGGAGACAGGATTGCTCAGTTAATTATTGAGAAAATTATGACTCCTGATGTTATGGAAGTTAATGATTTGGACGAGACTGTTCGAGGTGTCGGTGGCTTTGGATCCACCGGAGTGTAACACAAAACGTTACATTGTGTCTTGTATTGTCTTCATTTCATTGGGGCCTAGTTTAGTTGTGTTTAAAAATATGGGTTTGTGTTGTGTGTATTCATGAACACATGTTaagtaataaaatttataattatgaTGTATTTTGATGGTTGTGGTTGTTGCGAATGCGGGGAGTCCATCATTATAAAGCAGTGTGATCCAATCAAAACAAACTAAACTTATAAAATTTTGTGTTTATGGCACATTACACAAAAACCGTTATTGGTGTTTGTGTGGCAGTCTATTTGCACGTTGGCGTTGGCTATGTAACTGATACATATGTTAAAATCAAACTTTAACCATTGATGTTACAGCCTTGTTATGGATCAAATAGAATAGATCACTAGTCAATCAATCTTAAACATACAGTTTGTGTATTGATATTCAAGATAATATAAATGCTCTTTCAAAGAATCCTTCTGCAGATCCAGCAAGTATGGTCTGCTGCCATCTTGTTAGTGCCCAGAAGTAGTAATCCTGTAAAGAGAGATGTGTGCCAAAATAGACAAATTATTTAACAAATTTGCCACCAGATATCTAAGCGTCTGGTTATGACTTATGAGTGTTGTCCGATTGAGAAAAAGGATTTTAGCCAACCAAACTACGCAACCCCTGTGCGAAGACATTTGAGAACTCATCCATTTCATTTTTAGGTAAGATCACGCCTATCTCGGTATCCATTTTTGAATCTTTACATCTCGACAGAGATAATGGTTCGTCCACAAATTCAAACTTTAGAGGTTTACCCCATCCAAAATCTATGCTGTTGTAATAGTCCAACTTGGGGGAGCCAGCAATACCAATAGTCCATTCCCCTCTCATTGCACCGGAAAGGTCCTCCAGCCACTTGTCTGAACGGTGCAACGGACCTTCCTTAAGCTTCACAGATATTGAATCTCCCAACACTTCAGCAGCAGCAGCAAGGCCTTCTTCTCCTACTATAACCCTGCCTGTTTGCACTCCAAGACATAGCACTAAGCAATTGCCGAAGTAAGAAGCAGGCAAGGGCGGATCTAATCGAGCACGACAATCCATAACAAACCCAAAGTTCTGAGACTCATCTAAATTGTGCACCTCTTCCAGAACACTGGCCCGTGTTTTTGCAAAACATGTCCATAGATAAGCACACATAACGGTGAAAGACGACAAATATGCTAAGTTTGGCCGTTTTGTTGATACCATGTTCTTCAGGGCCTTAATATTTGCTTCAGTTAATACAAATGTTGCCCTAACCTTAATGTTTGAGGAATCTTGAGTAGTCTCCTTTTGTTGCTGCATCTGCTTAACTAGCGGTCCTAATGTTTTCACAAGCACAGTACTTAGACCATGGGGGTCTTTGATACAACTCCTATCATAACTTGGAATTTGAAAGTCCTCATAAGGTACCAAATCATTAACATCAAGTTTACCATCAGAGATATGAACTTGTTTAGCAATCGAAGCCCATGCTCGTACAAAGTTGAACACGGAGCTTCCATCTGCAACAACGTGTGAGTTCGTGATTCCAATACAGATACCGCGGTTTGGAAATACAGTCACTTGGATAGCAAACACAGTAGAAGCAGAGCATTTTTCCCCGGAGGTATCAATACAAGTAGTTGACTGGAGTTGCGGAACCAGAGGctttaacatgttaacatcacgtacatgGTTTCCCAAAAACTGATCGAGATCATCGGTGCACTCAGCAAATGTTACAGACACCGAGTCTCCATCCAAGTATCGAATTTGAAAATCAGTGGTGGAACTAGTATCGGAGGGTGCTAGTAATTTTCCAGCTAAAGGAGTGAAGTGTTTGAGAGGCATAGATAACGAGGTCTTGATAATTGGAACTGTGTGTTGAACAAAATGTTGAGTGGAGTATGGAAAATCGAAGAAGATGACACGGGCAAGGGGATTGAAAGGGAGCCATATTAAGTCGAAGAACTGGAGGGGCAGAGAGGTGACTGCAACAGGGTCGCGGGGTGGAGAGACACTGCACTGTTCAAAAACTGTTAGTGTGGCTGATAGACCCTCCATTTTCTACTGCACAGAGGGTGCTGTTGTTTGAAGATAATGCATCCTGTCCCATACAATATTGTTTTATGTACAGCGTCTCTATTATTTGTCTTTCCAGGAAAGACGCGTAATATTATTGATATGGTATGGCCCTTTTGTTTGTCGACCACACATTCACATTATTCTTATTTTCGTTTCTTCAAATTATCCTGCTTCTAGACATAAAAATAGTCTAAGCACTTACGTAATGCGTATGAGTATGTGTTGAATACTCAATATCAAAGATTGATGTGCTCAAAAGAGTTGTCACAGATTAAAAGAAATATAATTGTATTCCCGTACCAATTGTTATTCGACGCGCTTTAagataaatataaaatattattttattaatttttttttttaaaaaaattctgaataaaaatataatatttaaacttttatttaaaaaaataatttttttaaaaaatttatagaACCACACATTTGATTCATGTTGAAATGTGTGCCGAACATTATATTAGAAATAATAATATTTGGGAGGGATTGGGGAGTATTTTTTAGATTAAGGGATTGTGTTGGTGGTATAAGGGTATACTTTAGAATAAGGGGTTGTGTTTGTATATACAGACTTGctatctcttctatatataatagccTAACAAGAGATAATAttttgagattaaaaagtctcatttaaaagactaaactacccctgtttttaatatttatataaaaaattgtattttttgGGAATCGAATTCAAGTTGCTTCATTCTTCTATACAACCTcgtaccactacaccatattgtcacatgtgctttttatcatacacacataatatgtaagtgtgctaaataaatattttatttaactttaaagatagctACTTGAATTCCGAAaaaaaaagatagttacttgaatatttgtacaattaattttaaagaattgaatttcagatataaagttagccatagtacataaatggattattatcttatttattattattttttttgtttgaaaatatatctcatatatttttaacatattttttattataaaaagtaattaaaatgtacatatataatttttaaagaaaatattgaaaatataatcgcctatatataaataatctagattggtattaaatatttagataagtttgaattataatgagtcaataaattttagtttattttaaatttgaaatcagaatttggcccattattcaaaaaatactcgaaatttgactataTGACTAGCCGAAAAATattgtcacattctacgtttagtaaatttaaattagaagttcgacgagaatatcttaccaataatgtgaaatttttttatatattatattaatataaattaatgtgtcaagtcaattgattatttgtattaaaattatcAACTTCACTAGTAGCGCAATAGTGTTTTGAGACTTGTcacgattttaaaaatatttaaaatttgatatgagatctcacgagatttgttaaaactacgatgatatattaattcgatttatttttcatttttcactttaaaaaaactagcattttaaaaagaattcttttagataaacaatatttattgatcaagataatattgtacaaataatttgaattattttaatattttgaattattcaaataaaagttatatctatactatattgtagcatttgattcaatacattttatactattttaaaaaataaatattgttcaataatttgaaggaattaaccagttcaactaatatttataaaactttatcgaattgaaaaatatttaattttaggagaataatattcaatattatcaaattattatatgaataaatattagagttgtaatgaaaaaaacttaaaaatagtttaaataacaatataattacaatatttccttcaaattcttgaaaaaatcatgaacatcaataataagtcttagaatacataatttatttttatgttatattATTGATACTCAGtcgcgtaaaaaatagatatggattgtttgttagtgataatgtgaataccatatataaattattgcaatttatttattatataattttaatttttgaataattataaatacatattatttaagtaatcaattgcctcacttagatattaataatgattgtacatgtacataaatcagatatttatcatataaataattgaaatcatCATAATTTCTTAAGAAATGTAACATATGATAATTCACATGCTAACATAGACACATATAACAtaatcttattttgttaagagtggtgtaaaaaactaacatttttccaaacatatatacgttaaatttcaaaaactaatattttt carries:
- the LOC141689675 gene encoding malonyl-coenzyme A:anthocyanin 3-O-glucoside-6''-O-malonyltransferase-like — its product is MEGLSATLTVFEQCSVSPPRDPVAVTSLPLQFFDLIWLPFNPLARVIFFDFPYSTQHFVQHTVPIIKTSLSMPLKHFTPLAGKLLAPSDTSSTTDFQIRYLDGDSVSVTFAECTDDLDQFLGNHVRDVNMLKPLVPQLQSTTCIDTSGEKCSASTVFAIQVTVFPNRGICIGITNSHVVADGSSVFNFVRAWASIAKQVHISDGKLDVNDLVPYEDFQIPSYDRSCIKDPHGLSTVLVKTLGPLVKQMQQQKETTQDSSNIKVRATFVLTEANIKALKNMVSTKRPNLAYLSSFTVMCAYLWTCFAKTRASVLEEVHNLDESQNFGFVMDCRARLDPPLPASYFGNCLVLCLGVQTGRVIVGEEGLAAAAEVLGDSISVKLKEGPLHRSDKWLEDLSGAMRGEWTIGIAGSPKLDYYNSIDFGWGKPLKFEFVDEPLSLSRCKDSKMDTEIGVILPKNEMDEFSNVFAQGLRSLVG